A section of the Gloeobacter violaceus PCC 7421 genome encodes:
- a CDS encoding helix-hairpin-helix domain-containing protein has product MHQTVVRRLLPLVAITALLIACAAETEAPKPTATASAPATESMAMGGGRKVNINTAILSELDKFEGLLAIPALSNRIQAARPYASPEELVSKNVLTQEQFDRIKDQVTVEEIVLTGRERDVDYLIKLGLMRGHLIVARELIERQQPEHALPHFGHPVEEIYLDIEEQLAERQVPEFKSDLLKLQDLVKFKPDSPEITPGLSAAFAAIDQAEQAIPAAERTQPAMVLGVIDGLLEAAAAEYSAAVNNGKIAARIEYEDSRGFVLYAGQLYATIGPQLDKADPKTAEAIAVGLRKLAGAWPTIEAPNPPALSAEEVAASVKSVEQAAQKFAT; this is encoded by the coding sequence ATGCACCAGACCGTTGTGCGCCGTTTGTTACCACTCGTTGCCATCACAGCTTTGCTCATCGCCTGCGCCGCCGAGACCGAAGCGCCGAAGCCAACCGCCACCGCCTCCGCACCCGCCACCGAGTCGATGGCGATGGGCGGTGGCCGCAAAGTCAACATCAACACAGCGATTTTGTCGGAATTGGACAAATTCGAAGGGCTCCTGGCCATCCCGGCGCTGTCCAACCGCATCCAGGCGGCCCGGCCCTACGCTAGTCCCGAGGAATTGGTGAGCAAGAACGTGCTCACCCAGGAGCAGTTCGATCGCATCAAAGACCAGGTGACCGTCGAAGAAATTGTCCTCACCGGCCGCGAGCGCGATGTCGATTACCTCATCAAGCTCGGCCTGATGCGCGGCCACCTGATCGTTGCGCGCGAGCTCATCGAACGCCAACAGCCCGAGCACGCTCTACCCCACTTCGGCCACCCGGTCGAAGAAATTTACCTCGACATCGAGGAGCAACTGGCCGAGCGCCAGGTGCCGGAATTCAAATCCGACCTGCTTAAATTGCAGGATCTGGTCAAATTCAAGCCGGATAGCCCCGAAATTACTCCGGGGCTATCCGCCGCCTTCGCAGCCATCGACCAAGCCGAGCAAGCCATCCCGGCCGCTGAGCGTACCCAGCCTGCCATGGTACTGGGAGTCATCGATGGGCTGCTTGAAGCGGCCGCCGCCGAGTACTCCGCCGCGGTCAACAACGGCAAGATCGCCGCGCGCATCGAGTACGAAGATTCGCGCGGCTTCGTGCTCTACGCGGGTCAACTGTACGCCACCATCGGCCCCCAACTCGACAAAGCCGACCCCAAAACCGCCGAGGCGATCGCCGTGGGTCTGCGCAAACTGGCCGGCGCCTGGCCCACCATCGAGGCGCCCAATCCCCCGGCTTTGAGCGCCGAGGAAGTGGCCGCCTCGGTGAAGTCCGTCGAACAAGCCGCCCAGAAATTCGCCACCTAG
- a CDS encoding multicopper oxidase domain-containing protein, which yields MKLRRRQLIGWGAAGAGAVAAAATLPGLWRHWQSARVPPLPESAPPVSGMQPLALLREFDYGTLKQENGRTVREFRIEARTNAIQLNPAVSFVSWNFNGRVPGPTLRVKAGERVRVLFVNRGGHAHSMHFHGIHASAMDGVRPVRNGAATIYEFDAEPFGVHLYHCHVSPVARHVSKGLYGLFIVDPPGGRPPADEIALVMGGFDLNDDGRNDIYAFNGVPNYYLRHAIPVYQNQPIRLYLLNMIEWDAAVTFHLHANFFKLLRSGRALAADEEADVVTMGTAERHILEFAYRDPGTYMFHPHQDAIAENGCMGQFRVLPMDGSATPVEPGHGGHG from the coding sequence ATGAAACTTCGAAGGCGGCAGTTGATCGGCTGGGGTGCGGCGGGGGCCGGGGCCGTAGCGGCGGCGGCGACACTGCCGGGGCTGTGGCGCCATTGGCAGAGTGCCCGGGTACCGCCTCTACCCGAGAGTGCCCCGCCGGTAAGCGGCATGCAGCCACTGGCGCTGTTGCGCGAATTTGATTACGGCACCCTCAAGCAAGAAAACGGCCGCACCGTGCGCGAATTTCGCATCGAAGCGCGCACCAATGCCATCCAGCTCAACCCGGCCGTTTCCTTCGTGAGCTGGAATTTCAACGGGCGCGTGCCGGGTCCGACTTTGCGGGTCAAAGCCGGCGAGCGGGTGCGGGTGCTGTTTGTCAACCGGGGCGGCCACGCCCACTCGATGCACTTTCACGGCATCCACGCGAGCGCCATGGACGGCGTGCGCCCGGTGCGCAACGGCGCTGCGACCATCTACGAGTTCGACGCCGAACCGTTCGGGGTGCACCTCTATCACTGTCATGTCTCGCCGGTGGCCCGCCACGTGAGCAAGGGGCTCTACGGTCTATTCATCGTCGATCCGCCCGGGGGAAGACCGCCCGCCGACGAGATCGCCCTGGTGATGGGCGGCTTTGACCTCAACGACGACGGCCGTAACGACATCTATGCCTTCAACGGCGTGCCCAACTACTACCTGCGCCACGCCATCCCCGTCTACCAGAATCAGCCCATCCGGCTCTATTTGCTCAACATGATCGAGTGGGACGCAGCCGTTACCTTTCACCTGCACGCCAATTTTTTCAAACTGCTGCGCAGCGGCCGCGCCCTCGCAGCCGACGAGGAGGCGGACGTGGTCACCATGGGCACCGCCGAGCGCCACATTCTCGAATTTGCCTACCGCGACCCTGGTACCTATATGTTCCACCCCCACCAGGACGCGATCGCCGAAAACGGATGCATGGGGCAGTTCCGGGTGCTGCCTATGGACGGCTCGGCCACCCCGGTTGAGCCTGGCCACGGCGGCCACGGCTGA
- a CDS encoding TetR/AcrR family transcriptional regulator translates to MRFFRPALREEAPSTDNRRKILDASQHLFAQQGFGNTPTSQIAKRAGIAEGTIFRYFPTKKDILIELVTSGWVTILTDLLTELSQMASYTHVENVMRNRMRDMHSNMDLMKVCFFEAQFHPDLRDRVHSEVIARMLDVAEDFFQTAMDRGAYRPMNPKVVARVFLGMFTIAGFSDQTMSGGGSIGQILEMDEMVRGISDIFLHGVVARPES, encoded by the coding sequence ATGCGCTTTTTCAGACCGGCCCTCCGCGAAGAGGCCCCATCTACAGACAATCGCCGCAAGATTCTCGATGCTTCACAGCATCTGTTTGCGCAACAAGGCTTTGGTAACACGCCGACCAGTCAGATTGCCAAGCGGGCGGGGATCGCCGAGGGGACGATCTTCCGGTACTTTCCGACCAAAAAAGACATCCTTATCGAACTGGTGACCAGCGGTTGGGTGACAATTCTCACCGATTTGCTGACCGAACTGAGCCAGATGGCGAGCTACACCCACGTCGAGAACGTCATGCGCAACCGCATGCGCGACATGCACTCGAATATGGATTTGATGAAAGTGTGCTTCTTCGAAGCACAGTTCCATCCGGATCTGCGCGACCGGGTGCACAGCGAGGTGATCGCCCGCATGCTTGATGTCGCCGAAGATTTTTTCCAGACGGCCATGGACCGGGGCGCCTATCGTCCGATGAATCCGAAGGTGGTGGCGCGGGTGTTTTTGGGGATGTTCACGATCGCGGGCTTCAGCGACCAGACGATGAGCGGCGGTGGCTCGATCGGCCAGATCCTGGAGATGGACGAGATGGTGCGCGGCATCAGCGATATCTTTTTGCACGGTGTGGTCGCCCGTCCGGAGTCATAG
- a CDS encoding Crp/Fnr family transcriptional regulator — protein MVTVSALGSSLLEVLAAEERKRILSLCQKISLRPGEAVATDTVGPIVYLVEAGAFIERIYYGARAVPIVHVTGPGDLLQANRLFVSSSLYRTELRAIHIENNSLLAWPAADFLAALRTTPEGLLYLCSWSNQQIQTSRVQLYETVAHSAYYRLVNLLASLANRYGYRNSNGSTVLLPLKLTVKDISECINVSRETGSSLFNKLRRRGVVGAGKFIKVELSKLSEYAATLE, from the coding sequence ATGGTAACTGTCTCCGCCTTGGGTTCATCGCTTCTGGAAGTTCTCGCGGCCGAAGAACGCAAGCGCATCTTGAGTCTGTGCCAGAAGATCAGCCTGCGGCCCGGCGAAGCCGTGGCCACCGACACCGTCGGCCCGATCGTTTATCTGGTCGAGGCGGGGGCATTTATCGAGCGCATCTACTACGGAGCGCGCGCCGTGCCGATCGTGCACGTCACCGGCCCGGGGGATCTGCTGCAGGCCAACCGCCTGTTCGTCTCCTCCAGCCTCTACCGCACCGAACTGCGCGCCATCCACATCGAGAACAACAGCCTGCTGGCCTGGCCGGCGGCCGACTTTTTGGCGGCGCTGCGCACCACTCCCGAGGGACTTTTGTACCTGTGTTCCTGGAGCAACCAGCAAATTCAGACCAGCCGGGTGCAACTGTACGAGACGGTCGCCCACTCCGCCTACTACCGCCTGGTCAATCTGCTCGCCAGCCTCGCCAACCGCTACGGCTACCGCAACTCCAACGGCTCGACGGTGCTGTTGCCCCTCAAGCTCACCGTCAAGGACATCAGCGAGTGCATCAACGTCTCGCGCGAAACCGGCTCCAGTTTGTTCAACAAACTGCGGCGGCGCGGCGTGGTCGGGGCCGGTAAATTCATCAAAGTCGAACTGTCCAAACTCAGCGAGTATGCCGCCACGCTCGAATAA
- a CDS encoding YbjN domain-containing protein produces the protein MTTHEEALSNAELHLATHREEVEAVIASLAMEGSVRFAQLKESDKGLMWIFKYGTVRVFVVMSGESNDDTLTVWAPVMKLPENSAKTGELYAHLLRSNWLETWEARFCLRENEVALHTMRTLDSLDPAEISRAITIVATLADEYDEPLIEQFGGTAPFPA, from the coding sequence ATGACCACGCACGAAGAAGCGCTCAGCAACGCAGAGCTTCACCTCGCCACCCACCGCGAGGAAGTGGAAGCGGTGATCGCCAGTCTGGCTATGGAGGGCTCGGTTCGCTTTGCCCAGCTCAAAGAAAGCGACAAAGGGCTGATGTGGATCTTCAAGTACGGCACCGTACGCGTCTTCGTGGTGATGAGCGGTGAATCGAACGATGACACGCTCACGGTCTGGGCGCCGGTGATGAAATTGCCCGAGAATTCCGCCAAAACCGGCGAGCTTTACGCGCACCTCTTGCGCTCCAACTGGCTTGAGACTTGGGAGGCGCGCTTTTGCCTACGCGAAAACGAGGTGGCTTTGCACACGATGCGCACCCTCGATAGCCTCGACCCCGCCGAAATTTCACGGGCGATCACGATCGTAGCCACCCTGGCGGACGAGTACGACGAGCCGCTCATCGAACAGTTCGGCGGGACCGCCCCTTTTCCGGCTTGA
- a CDS encoding lipoate--protein ligase family protein, with protein MNFRLLPFECDEGDALMAADEAMLEALRQELSPPSLRFYTWARPTLSLGFHQSVFPEHWRALPKVRRPTGGRAVWHEGDLTYAVAVRGLSGSTGQTYARLCAFLVKGLADLGIEVGFGRGGREYVRRPGCFSSATSADLLWRGRKLVGSAQVRRGDTVLQHGAILLAPERERLARLFPEQAAEAVVGLAEIQPDLIVDKVIASLTAAWAAEWQTAVVPGEWSEWERQWMARGRGRWRCG; from the coding sequence TTGAACTTTCGCCTGCTGCCCTTTGAGTGCGACGAAGGCGACGCCCTGATGGCCGCCGACGAAGCGATGCTCGAAGCACTGCGCCAGGAGCTGAGCCCGCCCAGCCTGCGGTTTTATACCTGGGCACGTCCCACCCTGTCCCTCGGATTTCACCAGAGCGTTTTTCCGGAACACTGGCGGGCGCTCCCGAAGGTGCGCCGCCCGACCGGCGGCCGGGCGGTCTGGCACGAGGGCGATCTCACCTACGCCGTCGCCGTGCGCGGCCTGAGCGGCTCGACCGGCCAAACCTATGCCCGGCTGTGCGCCTTTTTGGTGAAGGGATTGGCGGATCTGGGCATCGAGGTCGGTTTCGGCCGGGGAGGGCGCGAGTACGTCCGCCGGCCCGGCTGCTTCAGCAGTGCCACCTCGGCGGACCTGCTCTGGCGGGGGCGCAAGCTGGTGGGTAGCGCCCAGGTGCGCCGGGGCGACACCGTACTGCAGCACGGCGCGATTTTGCTGGCACCCGAGCGGGAACGGCTTGCGCGGCTTTTTCCCGAGCAGGCTGCCGAGGCGGTGGTGGGCCTTGCCGAAATTCAGCCGGATCTGATCGTAGACAAAGTCATAGCCTCACTGACGGCGGCCTGGGCCGCCGAATGGCAAACGGCTGTCGTGCCGGGAGAGTGGAGCGAATGGGAGCGGCAGTGGATGGCCCGGGGCCGGGGCCGCTGGCGCTGCGGTTAG
- a CDS encoding Tic20 family protein, protein MSWRGSTSPSDRIFASLPYLLPMAASLAYGVTLLSQLGLGAVIQILAPINFLNSGFIGLAVFIALFALVVNNTSISHFIRFNVFQALLVGIILSLFSLVLPLLVNMFAFLPGIDVIQQTLGNTLFLGVFAFGIYGIVQSLLGRYAEVPTISEVVYSQLR, encoded by the coding sequence ATGAGCTGGCGCGGCAGTACTTCTCCAAGTGATCGCATCTTCGCAAGCCTCCCGTATTTGCTTCCCATGGCGGCCTCACTGGCCTACGGCGTCACGTTGCTTAGCCAGTTGGGCCTCGGCGCCGTCATCCAGATTCTGGCGCCCATCAATTTTCTCAACTCGGGCTTTATCGGCCTCGCGGTCTTTATCGCCCTGTTTGCCCTGGTGGTCAACAACACCAGCATCAGCCACTTCATCCGCTTCAACGTCTTCCAGGCGCTGCTGGTGGGCATCATCCTGTCGCTGTTTTCGCTGGTGCTGCCGCTGTTGGTCAACATGTTCGCATTTCTGCCCGGCATCGACGTCATCCAGCAGACCCTCGGCAACACGCTCTTTTTGGGCGTCTTCGCCTTCGGCATCTATGGCATCGTCCAGAGTCTGTTGGGCCGCTATGCGGAAGTGCCCACCATCTCCGAGGTGGTCTACAGCCAGCTGCGCTAG
- the thiL gene encoding thiamine-phosphate kinase, protein MDIAELGERGLIARLGRFFGQAPHILVPGGDDAAVVAPGSGALVATTDLLFEDVHFGDRTTGPFDVGWRSAAANLSDLAAMGAAPFGMLVGLGLSPGTSVEWVEAFYEGFTACSAPVGALLLGGDTCRAKSRTVAVTALGTVDPRRILRRNAARPGDALVVTGHLGASRAGLAVLLEAERYAHLGSPVREAVVAAHRRPKPRLEVPPLVFALSGRAAAMDTSDGLTDAIAQVCAQSGCGAVVDLAVLPIDAATAQVAGKQAIAWALGGGEDYELLIALEPGAAVQLVERLAAIGIGGAIVGRAVAGDRVVDTEDRPLAAPGFEHFNRP, encoded by the coding sequence GTGGATATTGCCGAACTGGGTGAGCGGGGGCTGATTGCCCGGCTCGGCCGCTTTTTTGGCCAGGCCCCGCACATCCTGGTGCCGGGGGGCGATGATGCGGCGGTGGTTGCGCCCGGTTCGGGGGCACTGGTGGCCACCACCGATTTGCTCTTCGAAGATGTGCACTTTGGCGACCGCACCACCGGTCCCTTCGATGTGGGCTGGCGCTCCGCTGCGGCCAACCTCTCGGATCTGGCGGCCATGGGTGCCGCTCCGTTCGGCATGCTCGTCGGGTTGGGGCTGAGCCCCGGTACGAGCGTCGAGTGGGTGGAAGCGTTTTATGAAGGGTTCACCGCCTGCAGCGCGCCGGTGGGAGCCTTGCTGCTGGGGGGAGACACCTGCCGGGCCAAAAGCCGCACCGTGGCGGTCACTGCCCTCGGTACGGTCGATCCGCGCCGGATACTCAGACGCAACGCCGCCCGGCCGGGGGACGCGCTGGTGGTGACAGGACATCTGGGCGCTTCGCGGGCGGGCCTCGCGGTGCTGCTCGAGGCGGAGCGCTACGCCCACCTTGGGTCGCCGGTGCGCGAAGCGGTGGTCGCCGCCCACCGGCGACCCAAGCCACGCCTGGAGGTACCGCCGCTCGTCTTTGCGCTGAGCGGGCGGGCCGCCGCCATGGACACCAGCGACGGCCTCACCGATGCGATTGCCCAGGTGTGTGCCCAAAGCGGCTGCGGCGCGGTGGTGGACCTGGCGGTCCTGCCCATCGACGCGGCGACAGCCCAGGTGGCGGGAAAGCAGGCCATCGCCTGGGCGCTCGGGGGCGGCGAGGATTACGAGCTGTTGATTGCGCTGGAGCCTGGTGCCGCGGTGCAACTGGTGGAACGGCTTGCAGCGATCGGTATCGGCGGGGCGATCGTCGGGCGGGCGGTGGCGGGAGACCGGGTTGTGGACACCGAAGACCGGCCGCTCGCCGCTCCCGGCTTCGAGCACTTCAATCGACCGTAA
- a CDS encoding 4-hydroxy-3-methylbut-2-enyl diphosphate reductase — translation MQSKNYFRKGFGLKAEVQDDLKAEYESSLIHEIRANGYTLRRGGVTVRLAEAFGFCWGVDKAVSMAYETHRMFAGRQLWITNEIIHNPLVNQHLRAMGIRFLDEDESGRRVPKDFERVSEKDVVILPAFGASTQEMQILDEKNCVIVDTTCPWVSAVWNRVGKYDRAEFTSIIHGKYQHEETVATASRARRYLVVLNLEEAQQVCDYILHGGDRRAFLAHFGMAACEGFDPDRDLVRVGIANQTTMLKGETERIGKLFERTMMRRYGPANLADHFMSHDTICDATQERQDAMFKLVEEPLDLLVVIGGYNSSNTTHLQEIAVERGLPSFHIDGADRLVSAQFIEHRDLHSKSLVRTKNWLPAGEVTVGVTAGASTPDRVVAEVIARIFELKGVGESGATGAISSPVLSSAEGGPSLS, via the coding sequence ATGCAGTCCAAAAATTACTTCCGCAAGGGTTTCGGTCTTAAAGCCGAGGTACAGGACGATCTCAAGGCGGAGTACGAATCTTCGCTCATCCACGAAATTCGCGCCAACGGCTACACACTGCGGCGCGGCGGGGTGACCGTCCGCCTGGCGGAGGCGTTCGGCTTTTGCTGGGGGGTCGATAAGGCGGTGTCGATGGCCTACGAGACACACCGCATGTTTGCTGGCCGCCAGCTGTGGATCACCAACGAGATCATCCACAACCCGCTGGTCAATCAGCACCTGCGCGCGATGGGCATCCGCTTTCTCGACGAAGACGAAAGCGGCCGGCGCGTGCCCAAGGATTTTGAGCGCGTGAGCGAGAAGGACGTGGTGATCTTGCCCGCCTTCGGCGCCTCTACCCAGGAGATGCAGATCCTTGACGAGAAAAACTGCGTCATCGTCGATACCACCTGCCCCTGGGTCTCGGCGGTCTGGAACCGGGTGGGCAAGTACGATCGGGCCGAATTCACCTCGATCATCCACGGCAAGTACCAGCACGAAGAGACGGTGGCGACCGCTTCGCGGGCCCGCCGCTATCTGGTGGTGCTCAACCTGGAGGAGGCCCAGCAGGTGTGCGACTATATCCTCCATGGCGGCGATCGCCGGGCGTTTTTGGCCCACTTCGGCATGGCGGCTTGCGAGGGCTTCGACCCCGACCGCGACCTGGTGCGCGTCGGCATCGCCAATCAGACCACGATGCTCAAGGGCGAGACCGAGCGCATCGGCAAGTTGTTCGAGCGCACGATGATGCGCCGCTACGGCCCCGCAAACCTGGCCGACCACTTCATGAGCCACGACACGATCTGCGACGCCACCCAGGAGCGCCAGGACGCCATGTTCAAGCTCGTCGAGGAGCCGCTCGATCTGCTGGTCGTCATCGGCGGCTACAACTCCTCCAACACCACCCACCTGCAGGAGATTGCCGTCGAGCGGGGTTTGCCATCTTTTCACATCGACGGGGCTGACCGTCTGGTCTCGGCGCAATTTATCGAGCACCGCGACTTGCACAGCAAATCGCTGGTGCGCACCAAAAACTGGCTTCCGGCCGGAGAAGTGACCGTCGGGGTAACCGCCGGGGCTTCCACACCCGACCGGGTGGTAGCCGAGGTGATCGCCCGGATTTTTGAACTGAAGGGCGTAGGCGAGTCGGGCGCCACCGGGGCAATATCCTCCCCGGTGCTCTCAAGCGCCGAGGGTGGCCCTTCGCTTTCGTAG
- the ruvC gene encoding crossover junction endodeoxyribonuclease RuvC, whose amino-acid sequence MCGMRILGLDPGVAILGYGVLDFFDSAPPVVCDYGIVQTSAKTAFEARLAAIYEDINSLFSAHKPDLVAIEKLFFYKMGNTISVAQARGVVLLCAAQHGVPYVEFSPPQVKLALTGDGRADKRAIQEAVQRELGLITMPKPDDAADALAIALTGWFHHLPPAAREAVPAYSVG is encoded by the coding sequence ATGTGCGGCATGCGGATTCTCGGTCTCGATCCGGGCGTGGCGATCCTCGGTTACGGAGTGCTCGACTTTTTTGACAGCGCTCCGCCGGTAGTGTGCGACTACGGCATTGTGCAGACCTCGGCAAAAACCGCCTTCGAAGCAAGACTTGCGGCCATCTACGAGGACATTAATAGTTTATTTTCCGCCCACAAGCCCGACTTGGTTGCTATCGAAAAACTCTTCTTCTACAAGATGGGCAACACGATCTCGGTGGCCCAGGCGCGGGGAGTGGTGCTCCTGTGCGCTGCCCAGCACGGGGTGCCCTATGTCGAATTCAGTCCGCCCCAGGTCAAACTCGCCCTCACCGGCGACGGCCGCGCCGACAAGCGCGCCATCCAGGAGGCCGTGCAGCGCGAGTTGGGGTTGATTACCATGCCCAAACCCGACGACGCCGCCGATGCCCTGGCCATCGCCCTGACCGGCTGGTTCCACCACCTGCCCCCCGCCGCCCGCGAAGCCGTTCCCGCCTACAGCGTCGGTTGA
- a CDS encoding Fur family transcriptional regulator yields MVNSTQYTSAALKAELNSKGWRMTPQRETILKVFQELPEGNHLNAEELHARLETSSGISLSTVYRTLKLMARMGILRELELAEGHKHYEINQPYPHHHHHLVCVKCYRTIEFKSNPILTIGSKAATERGFKLLDCQLTIHAVCPECQRSIVPI; encoded by the coding sequence ATGGTCAACTCTACCCAATACACATCGGCGGCCCTCAAAGCGGAACTCAATTCGAAGGGCTGGCGGATGACTCCCCAGCGCGAGACGATTTTGAAGGTGTTCCAGGAGTTGCCGGAGGGCAATCACCTCAATGCCGAGGAGCTGCACGCACGGCTGGAGACATCGAGCGGCATCAGCCTTTCGACGGTTTACCGCACGTTGAAGCTGATGGCGCGCATGGGCATCCTGCGCGAGCTTGAACTGGCCGAAGGCCACAAGCACTACGAAATCAACCAGCCCTATCCGCACCACCACCACCATCTGGTCTGCGTCAAGTGCTACCGCACCATCGAATTTAAGAGCAACCCGATTCTCACCATCGGCTCGAAGGCGGCCACCGAGCGCGGTTTCAAGCTGCTCGACTGCCAGCTGACCATCCACGCGGTTTGCCCGGAGTGCCAGCGCTCGATCGTGCCGATCTAG
- a CDS encoding glycoside hydrolase family 3 protein, with protein MISRRLFSLCALGGLWPLLQPAFALARVHHNWVERTLAGLSLEAKIGQVMMPMLESPEEGRVLVERFGVGGLIIYRTGARALAEQLNALQALSAVPLLVSADFERGVGAYIDGATDLPIAMALGAAGDAALARTAGEITAREARALGVHVVFAPVLDVNNNPRNPIINVRSFGQSPDLVSRLGAAYIAGLEAQGAMATAKHFPGHGNVSADTHRELAALPGNLVALEQVELKPFRSVLAGRAPHGVMAAHLWVQAIDPEPVPATCSSRVIEGFLRRQLGFGGLVYTDSLGMGAVIEYAKGDYARAQLLALEAGCDVLVIPTGLNAKGEHSPLVGVEIGTKAIKTALRAGRLSEARLDRSVRRILEAKAWAGLDRSSQVNLAGLAILGNPAHQQAAERIARRALTLVQDRVPLLPLAPERRLGVVSLTNFEGAGAFGRDSDEFVPALGQLRPFEHVRLSLVPTPAELETARTLARGCDVLVVAAYLKVFVGDNSADLAPAHLKALEDLRAVNPRIVFISFGSPYALAAVRPLPTLICAYDDSKASQVSAAAALVSDRPWSGRLPVSIER; from the coding sequence ATGATTTCCCGCCGGTTGTTTTCTTTGTGCGCCCTGGGTGGGCTGTGGCCGCTGCTGCAGCCTGCTTTTGCCCTCGCCCGCGTTCACCACAACTGGGTGGAGCGCACCCTGGCGGGCCTGAGCCTCGAAGCGAAAATCGGCCAAGTCATGATGCCGATGCTCGAATCGCCCGAGGAGGGGCGCGTGCTGGTCGAGCGCTTTGGGGTGGGGGGATTGATCATTTACCGCACTGGGGCGCGCGCCCTGGCGGAGCAACTCAACGCCCTGCAGGCGCTGAGTGCGGTGCCGCTGTTGGTGAGCGCCGATTTTGAGCGCGGGGTGGGCGCTTACATCGACGGGGCCACGGACCTGCCCATCGCCATGGCCCTGGGGGCGGCGGGAGACGCGGCTCTGGCCCGCACGGCGGGCGAGATTACCGCCCGCGAGGCGCGCGCCCTGGGGGTGCACGTCGTCTTTGCGCCGGTACTCGATGTCAACAACAACCCGCGCAACCCGATCATCAACGTGCGCTCCTTCGGCCAGTCGCCCGATTTGGTGAGCCGCCTGGGGGCGGCCTACATCGCGGGGCTGGAGGCTCAGGGGGCGATGGCCACCGCCAAGCACTTCCCCGGCCACGGTAACGTCAGCGCCGACACCCACCGCGAACTGGCGGCCCTTCCAGGCAACCTGGTCGCTCTAGAACAAGTCGAACTGAAGCCCTTTCGCAGCGTGCTCGCCGGCCGCGCTCCCCACGGGGTCATGGCCGCCCACCTCTGGGTGCAGGCTATCGATCCCGAGCCGGTGCCCGCCACCTGCTCATCCCGAGTGATCGAGGGGTTTTTGCGGCGGCAGTTGGGCTTTGGCGGCCTGGTCTACACCGATTCGCTCGGGATGGGAGCGGTCATCGAGTACGCGAAGGGCGATTATGCCCGCGCCCAACTGCTCGCCCTCGAAGCGGGCTGCGACGTGCTGGTCATTCCGACCGGGCTGAATGCTAAAGGTGAGCATTCGCCGCTGGTGGGCGTCGAGATTGGTACCAAAGCCATCAAGACGGCGCTGCGCGCGGGGCGCCTGAGCGAAGCGCGGCTCGACCGCTCGGTGCGCCGCATTCTTGAAGCCAAAGCCTGGGCGGGTCTGGATCGCTCCTCACAAGTCAATCTGGCTGGTCTCGCCATTCTGGGCAATCCTGCCCACCAGCAGGCGGCCGAGCGCATCGCCCGCCGCGCCCTCACCCTGGTGCAAGATCGGGTTCCCCTGTTGCCGCTTGCCCCCGAACGCCGGTTGGGGGTGGTGAGCCTCACCAACTTCGAAGGGGCGGGAGCCTTCGGCCGCGACAGCGACGAATTTGTCCCTGCCCTCGGGCAGTTGCGCCCCTTCGAGCACGTCCGTCTATCACTGGTACCCACCCCCGCCGAACTGGAGACCGCCCGCACCCTGGCGCGCGGCTGCGATGTGTTGGTGGTGGCCGCCTACTTGAAAGTCTTCGTGGGCGACAACAGCGCGGATCTGGCCCCGGCGCACCTGAAGGCGCTCGAGGACCTGCGGGCTGTCAATCCGCGCATCGTATTCATCTCGTTTGGAAGTCCTTACGCTCTTGCAGCCGTCCGGCCGTTGCCGACGCTGATTTGCGCCTACGACGATTCCAAAGCGAGTCAGGTGAGTGCCGCCGCCGCCCTGGTGTCAGATCGGCCCTGGAGCGGAAGACTGCCTGTCAGTATCGAGCGTTAA
- a CDS encoding cupin domain-containing protein, which yields MPVITPDRFVVEENPAQASAELDRALWISEAGGLTQFGGFIEELQPGSRSSIKHWHSAEDEMVFVLEGEITVIEGTEEKLLRPGDAATFCAGVPIGHFLENRSASVTRCLVVGTRAPIDKITYPDHDRVCHRDRSLPDDIWTNRAGEPARSPYSK from the coding sequence ATGCCCGTAATCACCCCAGATCGATTTGTAGTCGAAGAGAATCCTGCCCAGGCGTCCGCAGAACTTGACCGCGCGCTCTGGATTAGTGAAGCCGGTGGACTCACCCAATTTGGTGGTTTCATCGAGGAGCTGCAGCCTGGCTCCCGCTCGTCGATCAAGCATTGGCACAGCGCTGAGGATGAAATGGTCTTTGTCCTTGAAGGCGAGATCACTGTCATCGAAGGAACCGAGGAGAAACTGCTGCGGCCCGGCGACGCCGCGACATTCTGCGCCGGGGTTCCGATCGGTCACTTTCTTGAAAATCGCAGTGCGTCGGTCACACGATGCCTTGTTGTCGGTACCCGCGCTCCGATCGACAAGATCACCTATCCTGACCATGATCGAGTCTGCCACCGCGACCGGTCACTGCCAGACGACATCTGGACAAACCGTGCGGGAGAACCCGCGCGCAGTCCGTACTCTAAGTAG